The genome window CTCTAAATGAATTTTCGATTGATTGAGGTTGTTCAAAAATTTCTTTGAGCATATAGTATTCGAAATCGCCCTTATCAATCATAGAAATATCCCAATGAATTCTTTCTATTTCCTTATCTATTTCTCCGTTAAAAGTATCTTTGATAAAAATATTCTCTGCAGTAATTTTAGCAGTTTCATTATCTTTTAGATAAATAACTCTTTTTGTATGTGTTACCAAAGCAGCCGCATCCGATGCAACAAAATTTTCACCATCTCCTACCCCGATTATTAGTGGGCTTCCTCGTCTTGCTACTATCATTACGCCCGGATCATCTTCTGAAACAACTACTAAGCCGTAAGTTCCGATTAGTAATTTTGTAGTTACTCTGACGGATTCATGTAAAGATTTACCGGTTTTATGAACATCTCCAATAAGATGAGCAATAATCTCCGAATCGGTTTGACTTGAAAATTTATGTCCTTTTTCCTCTAATCTTTTACGAAGCAAATCGTGATTTTCAATAATTCCATTATGAACAATTGCTATTTTTTCCGAACAATCTGTATGGGGATGAGCGTTTATAGTTGATGGCTCACCATGAGTTGCCCAACGAGTGTGAGAGATTCCACAATTTGAGGAAAAATTTTTATCATTGGGAATGGTCTTTTCCATTTCAACAATCTTGCCTTTCATCTTATGGACGATAAGTTCTCCCTCGTTATTCAAAACCGCTACACCGGATGAATCATAACCCCGATATTCGAGACGTTTTATTCCTTCGATTATTATCGGCATTGCCTCGCGTTTACCGATATATCCAACTATTCCACACATATATTCCTCCGAGTCCCATTTAAAAGGGAAGATATTTTATTTATTATTTGCTATTTTGATTCCTTCTTTTTCATTGACCGTTTGCAATAAGATCAAACCAAAAATAAAGAAAATGCCAATACTAAGAATCGCCAGACGTTGGCTTCGCAACAAAGCGATTATTGTTCCATACATCATCGGACCGATTATTGCAGAAGCTTTTCCGCTGAGCGCATAAAAGCCAAAAAACTCGGCATGCTTACCGGTTGGGGTAAGCAACGAAACCATTGCTCTACTGGAGGATTGGCTTGCTCCCATAGCTATTCCGGCAAGAATTCCAATTCCGTAAAACTGGTTCACATTAGTGCAAAAAAATGCACCAACAACAATAACGATCCAAATCAATAAACTGATGCTAATAGTTGATTTCACGCCAATTCTGTCAACTATAAAGCCAAAAAATATTGACCCTAAAAAGGCAAAGACGTTTGCGAGAAGAAAATAAATGATCAATTTTGTGCCAGTCATTCCAAATTGAGATGCACCGTAAATTGCCGCAAAAACTATAACCGTTTTTATTCCGTCATTATAAAAGAAAAATGCGATAAGGAATTTCCATAATTCCCGATAATTTCTAATATTTTGAAAAGTAGTTTTCAGGCGTTTGTAACCGATTTTTATGTAATTTTCATGCTCAAAATCCTTCCGAAATGATTTTTTTTTAATTAAAAGGAAGATGGGAATGGCAAAAATTCCATAGAAAGCTGCAATGAACGGAAAGACATAAACTGTTCCCCTACCGATTATTATATATGAAATTCCCAAGGCTGTTAAACCGCCGATGTATCCGAATCCCCAGCCGAATCCTGAAATTTTCCCGATATTTTCCTTCTTTGCAATTTCCGGTAGAAATGCGTTATAGAAAACATTACCTCCTTCAAATCCGATATTTGCCAGAATAAAAAGCAGCATTCCCCAAAAAATATCACCTTGTCGAACAAAATACAAAAGTGCGGTAAACAAGACGCTGAGGTAACAAAAGAAAAAAAGAAACTTTTTTTTAGATTTTGAATAATCGGATATAGCACCCAAAATCGGAGCAATAAATGCCACTATCAACATCGAAACACTTACGGACAATCCCCACAAAGAATCTCCGGACAATTTGCCCCCAACCACAATATTTTTGAAATACACGCTATAAACAACCGTTACGATAACTGTGGTAAACGATGAATTTGCAAAATCGTAAGAAATCCAACCAAGAATACTTTTATCTAATTTCACCTGCGGCAATCTCCAAAATTAATTTTGATTGTAAGAAATATGGTTTACCTTTCAACGTCAAGAAAAATGACCAAAAATATGGTTTTAACTTNNNNNNNNNNNNNNNNNNNNNNNNNNNNNNNNNNNNNNNNNNNNNNNNNNNNNNNNNNNNNNNNNNNNNNNNNNNNNNNN of Candidatus Cloacimonadota bacterium contains these proteins:
- a CDS encoding MFS transporter, with the protein product MKLDKSILGWISYDFANSSFTTVIVTVVYSVYFKNIVVGGKLSGDSLWGLSVSVSMLIVAFIAPILGAISDYSKSKKKFLFFFCYLSVLFTALLYFVRQGDIFWGMLLFILANIGFEGGNVFYNAFLPEIAKKENIGKISGFGWGFGYIGGLTALGISYIIIGRGTVYVFPFIAAFYGIFAIPIFLLIKKKSFRKDFEHENYIKIGYKRLKTTFQNIRNYRELWKFLIAFFFYNDGIKTVIVFAAIYGASQFGMTGTKLIIYFLLANVFAFLGSIFFGFIVDRIGVKSTISISLLIWIVIVVGAFFCTNVNQFYGIGILAGIAMGASQSSSRAMVSLLTPTGKHAEFFGFYALSGKASAIIGPMMYGTIIALLRSQRLAILSIGIFFIFGLILLQTVNEKEGIKIANNK